AACTCCCCAAGCAGCATTTGAGTTTTTGCCTAATGCGTCTGTGACTGCTCCCTCAACTTGTGCTTTCATAAATCTGGCTTGTTTTGTCATCCAGATAAGCATCCAACTGAGCATAACTATAGCTAAAACACTAAATATACCTTCTAATGTTGGCTCAACAACGGAGGTATATTGAGGATTAATAGATCCTAAGAATTTAATGATCCCCGTAAATAAAATACCGATTAAGCCACTAACTATAATACCAACAATAACACCAGCATAAACCCAAGGGTTCAATCGAGATTGTTTGGCTTTTTTTAATAATGCGAGGACAATACCCACAACTAGAGCGGCTTCCACACCTTCTCTGAGGGTAATTACAAAAGTAGGTAGAGCGGTACTAAAATTCATTTTATTAGTCAGTTGTTAGTTGTCAGTTGTCAGTTGTCAGTTGTCAGTTGTTAGTTGTCAGTTGTCAGTTGTCAGTTGTTAGAGGATGTTTTAAAAGTGGTATTCCGTAATTTTCATCACATTGCTACCCCCCCTTTCCCCTTGTAAAGGGGGGAAACAATAAAAATCCAGTTCCCTCCCCTTGTAAAGGGGAGGGTTAGGGAGGGGTAAAAAATATTTGATACATCAACCATAACTTTTCAAACACCCTCTTAGTTGTTAGTTGTAGATTTTGCTTCTCGTGATTTATAACGTCTAACGTCTAAGGTCTAACTTCTGACTCCTGACTCCTGACTCCTGCTTTATTAGCTGAAATCGCGTAACATTTTCTTGAGTTCGAGATTGTGCATCTCTTCTTGTCCGATCATACCACGAGTAAATTCTTCTAAATAGATACTGGCATTATTGACGGTTTCTAGAAGAGTTTTGTACATATCCAAAGCTTTCTTTTCATGGGATAAACTTTCTTGTAATATGTCCTTAACATTATGCTTGAAAGTTTCTTCCATTGGAGCAATTCTCAACGTAGGATGCCCTTCTAAGCCTGTGAGAATTTCTCCTACTTGTTGAGCATGAAGTAAAGATTCTGCGGCTTGTGCTTTGAAGAATGCCACAATGGGGATACGATTAGGACCTGTCACCATTAAGGAATAATGGGTGTAACGAACTACCCCTGCTAGTTCAAATTCCATGATGGAGTTGAGAATATCAATGGTCTTTTGGTGGTCGAGTTCTTGCATTAGTTGTTAAGTTGAGCAAAGTTACATGAGGAGAGTTTTTAGATACCAATTATTAGTGAGCAGTTATACTTTTTTCAGGTTTTAAAACCCCAAACTGGTTTCACTTTTGGTTTTTAACTATTTTCTCTCTTATTCACCATTTTAAACGTCTTATTCTGGACTTCCAATGGTGTGAAAATACTAATTTTGTGCTTTAGTGCTGGTTTTTGTTCGCACTTTTTGGGTATTTTCCTCGATGATTTTTACTAGCTTGGTAACATCTTCTGGAGTGCTGACTGCTTGGACTGGAGGGATAGCAGTACGCCAAACTTTCACCAATTCCATAAAAGCTGTATCTATGGCTTTGTGCGACTCAGGATGTTCTTGAGTCATTTGGCTAGAAATACCTTTATATAGTTCTTGAGAGTAGACTATAAAGCCACGAGAATCTTGATACTCAATGGGGGCGGTAATTTTGCCGTTGGCAATTGCTGCGCCATATTCTGAGTTAGCAGCATCTAGTAAACCGTTGATAACTTGGAGAACAAATTCGGGTTTCCTACGTTCTTCGGTTGGTAAAGCGGCGATCGCACTATCCACAGCTTGCACGGAAGTGGTAAAGTTAGTTTTTATTTTGGCATCCTTGGGATTAGATTTAACTAAATCGGTTAAACTGACCAAATTACTTTTAAATTCTTTAACTT
The DNA window shown above is from Anabaena sp. WA102 and carries:
- a CDS encoding ferritin-like domain-containing protein gives rise to the protein MQELDHQKTIDILNSIMEFELAGVVRYTHYSLMVTGPNRIPIVAFFKAQAAESLLHAQQVGEILTGLEGHPTLRIAPMEETFKHNVKDILQESLSHEKKALDMYKTLLETVNNASIYLEEFTRGMIGQEEMHNLELKKMLRDFS